A part of Oryctolagus cuniculus chromosome 4, mOryCun1.1, whole genome shotgun sequence genomic DNA contains:
- the TFF1 gene encoding trefoil factor 1, which produces MPRTVACVLLMALMLALGSLAQDQEETCDMAPRERRNCGYPGVTEAECRSKGCCFNRSIPGYPWCFYPMAIDNPAEEECPF; this is translated from the exons ATGCCGCGCACGGTGGCCTGCGTCCTGCTCATGGCCCTCATGCTGGCCCTCGGCTCCCTGGCCCAGGACCAGgaag AGACCTGCGACATGGCCCCCCGCGAACGGAGGAACTGCGGCTACCCCGGCGTCACCGAGGCCGAGTGTAGGAGCAAAGGCTGTTGTTTTAACCGCTCCATCCCCGGCTACCCCTGGTGCTTCTACCCCATGGCCATCGACAATCCTGCAGAAG AGGAGTGCCCGTTCTAG